AAAGTTTTTAGCCCGAAAGGCTCAAACGACAGCTCTCCTTGCCTCTGCTAGAACTGAGGAAGAATACCTACAAATAGTAAAAGGAATTATACAAAGCCAAGACCCGGAAACGGTCTTGTCCCAATCCAGCTCATCTGGCTCGACATCTCCTGCCATTTCCCTTGGCAATGATAATGAAGATGACTGTTTTGGTATCCTGCCACCAATCACGCGacgttaaaaaagaagaagagtatTTCAGGCTTTTTTAGGCTCATCTATTTAGAGCCCATTTCTTTTAGACTCATATGTTTTGAGTCCTTTTCGTCTTTAGGCCCATCTGTTTTAGGCCTTTTTCTGCAAATGTTACCTGCTATTACAAACCAACAAATCAAGTGTCGGTGGTAAGACGACAACAAAGGAAGCTTCACAAAAAACATGGACAATTTCTATTTTGTCGTCATCCAATCAAGGCAGACAATACCTCATGGGTTCACATGGGTGCTGAAGAGCTTTTTCAACAGGACATTTTGGCCCCTTCCATGCCAATTCGTCTATAAAGGGCCACTTCAAAATCCTTAGAAGGCAGACTAATTTTTTCCCAGAAAATTTTACTCTCCCCTGTACCTCATATATGTAACCCATCTCCGTTCTCCTCTGTAACCAATATCTCCTGTATTaattttcattacaaatttaagtaaGCTAATCTTATTTTTGTCTACATTTTTGTTATAtctgttcttattctttttattcctGTTATATTtgagtatgctctgtgtttgatcaaggatcctgacattgttggtcttgccttgttcattcgcatcagaaatctgtttatattcctcttttctttgttcttgttcttttataaaatcagtatataggctggaaacctgtgacccaatcttttagatcattctcaggtataacaacgccacgtactaaACTCTTTTAGATCATAAAAGTCAGTATTCATGTTGGCCTTGTCCAGGTCCGATTTTcgttgtgtatatatatatatatatatatatatatatatatatatatatatatatatggaaaaaggcattgtttttttaaatcatatgttGGTGAGACCTCCcattaatttaggatttatgAACTCGATTGAATGTTAAGAATTTGAACAAGccattgataatttaattatgagaACAATTAAAAACCTTAGCTTTGACACCAAAGTTGATGCAGGATAAAAGAGAGATATAAGAGaagtaaaaaatgagaaataaaaagccAAGAATTAGTGAAGGAGCTAAAGAATAGAGAAAGATTGgaggttgaaaaataaaaagtctatAACTTTTTATCAAATCATCATAATCTAACtacatttttataaaaaaaaactctaaaacaaCCAGCTATTTGGACAAAGGACTGAACTAAATTgaagttcaaaataaaataatattaaatctaataaaaaactcaactaaaagtccaaataatttgaacaaaaaaacctaagttaGAGCCCAATCTCTCAAACAATGAACAATGGTTGAGTAGTCCTCCATCATCAATGATCATACACATGTGTGACATGTCTCAGATCCGGTGTCCCCACTatctttttcattcaatttagtTCATGATTTGTCAAAATAAAGGTATGAACATTTGTTtcagtttataaaaaaaaaatcaatttagttcatcatttatcaaaaaaatcaaattttatttttccaaatcaagCATCAACTTAGATTTTTTCCACGACACCGAAAGaaccttataaaaataataaaaaaaaaaccataaagtttgatcctaaaacaacccagtttaaaaggaataaaacatgagtaaaaaaaaaataaaaacaaagcattATTACAATTCACAATATTATTATGTCTTAAGCTCCAATCAAAGCTTAAAAACTTTAAGTTTCTTCGTAAGATAATGAATAGAGAAATTATAgtccttttttatttggtccctGAATTGAAACTTTGCAATAGAGTCCCAATCAGCCTTAGTTTTTTAGATTCcttgcaatttcacccttaGCTTTCTTCAATCGAACCCTTAAATTTCAGCGTTTTTTACAAAGTTGTCATTGTTTCATATTTCTTCAATGTGATGcttaattgaactttatattttaaatttctatcaattaagcccttgattacACCAAATTAATCTTTCAAAGATTGAAATGTGTTCCTAATCTTCCAATCTTTGcgaattgatttgaattaagcctctaaacttgatttctcttcaattgagtccttgatTAAATCCACAAAACCCATTACAAGTTTAATTATGTCctcaaacttaattaattcttctaatttttacgcaattgactttcaaacataatttttactttaaaattgggttatgatatCAAGCATCAACGGAGTGTCATATTTTTTCCTTGACACCGCTAGAACCCTATATAAACCTAACTAAAACAAACCATCAAGTACGATCCTAAAACACCAATTTAAcatgaataaaatgaaaataaaaattgagaaatttttttattacaatccGCAATATTATTGTGTCATGAGTTCGAATGAAAGCTCAAGCCCTTTAAGtttctttgtaaatttttttttatccactcAATCGCTTTCTAAATATATTCATGATATGAGCATAAgtatgattattaattaataatttgtttgattaCATTCTAACCCAAATACTTATAAAACTTATCCAAGCAATAATTAATAATCTGCAATCAATAATTATCACCTTTGtcaaaaagaattaaacaaatgagataattttaggatatttatatagtatttttttctaaataaaaaaaataatatgacatcTCTGTTATTACAtaggtaaaaacaaaagatcataaaacttgtttttatctttttgttattgCGGATTTGTTTTCTTCGCACATTTTTTATTCTACTATGctatattagtttttaaaaatttctaaaggaatgttttgagttatttattaaattaacatgtttgtttttaaatataaattattgtatACGAAGcttgatgattttgattatattagtatgtttagtttttaaagtgtataaaagaaatttaaaggatCATGGGGTTTCTTAGTTGGTTCTGTATACATAAACATTTATATTCTTGTGTTGAGTAGATGTTTTTGCCAAAACTTCTTCTtacacaaatatattttttacttggataaaaaattgatggatgcaaataaaataatatcacgCAAGTCCAATTTATAAGTAGGAAACAACTTCAATTTGATAGCATTGATAAATATTTGTATGCTAAGAGTGGATGAAATCCGTTTCAAGAAGTTAGTTATTGTTAAAAGGAGTGTTCAAGTAGTTTTGATAGTAATGTATTCaagtataattaagtaattataagTTATATTTACAGAAAGATTAATTCtaagaaaaagattaataaatttagaaaattactTAATAAGTTAACTGTTTTAGCATAATAGCATAATCCAATTAAAGTGTTTACAAATTTTGAAACATTCTTACATCTGTTGCTTGCTAATTAAATGGTTTAGAGGTATAGATAACATACAAACTCTAgttatgttaatattattatgtaacTCTTGCTATTTAATGTGAAGTTAACTGTAACTCATTATAGTAATAAAATGCTACAATATAAGACATTGTGAAAAAGTTTTGGAGTTCTCAACTGATCGTATCTGGCTTCTATTTCATGGCTCCCCAAGATTCTGTGAAAATACTAGAGCTCTGCCAAGTTGCCCCAGCCTACAACTCACCCGAGTCAATCACCgacttctctctccctctcaccTTCCTAGACATTGCTTGGTTCAAATTTCCTCCAGctcaacaaattatattttatgagcTCACCGAGTCAAGTCCAACCTTCTTCAATCTAGTAATCCTCCCCAGGCTCAAAAAATCACTCTCCCAAACACTATTCCACTTTCTCCCAATTGCTGGCCATCTAGTGTGGCCAGAAAACTCCCCAAAACCCATCCTCTTATACACTCCAAATGATGCAATTTCACTCACCATAGCCGAGTCAAATGCAGACCTGAGTCATCTCTCAGGGAATGAAACTCGGCAAGCCATCGAATCGTTTCCATATATCCCTGAGCTGCCTACATCTGACGCTAAGGCTTCAGTGATCGCTTTGCAAATAACAGTGTTTCCTAACAAAGGGTTTTCTATTAGCATCGTTTGTCATCATGGAATTCTTGATGGGAAATCTGCTACAACTTTCATCAAGGCATGGGCCTATATATGCAAACACCTAGAATATGATCAACAACCTTCGTTACCTAGTGAGCTAACCCCTTTTTTGGACAGGGGAGTTATCAAGGATGCATATGGACTTGAAGTGATCTTCTTGAACCAATGGTTAGCACTGACCAGGCCGGATACAAAGTCCGACTCTCGAAGCTTGAAGTTGGTGTCAAACATGGCAGTGTCACCTGACGTAGTTCGAGCCACATTTCAGTTGACTCGTGAAGACATAGAGATCTTAAGGGAAACAATGGAAAAGGTCCATCAAGAAGAGCTAAACCCAACAAAACAAATGGACTACATGTCAACTTTTGTACTTACATGTGCTTATACAGTAGTTTGCATGGTGAAAGCCAGAGGAGGGGATAGTAATAGAAAGATTTACTTTATATTCTCAGCAGATTGTAGGGGCAGATTAGACCCTCCGATTCCACAAAATTATATTGGTAACTGTATTAGCAGCCAACACATTGTTATCAAGGCAGGAGTTTCCATGGAGGAATGTGGGGTTGCAATGATAGCACAGAGGATTAGTGGCATGATAAAAGGGCTAGAGAAGGGACTTTTTCAAGGAGCTAAGGAGAGACTACTTGAACTGGCTTCTATAGAACCGGGTGCAGAAATCATTGGGGTTACTGGATCCACCCGATTTGAGGATTACAGCTGGGATTTTGGATGGGGAAGACCCAACAAAGTGGAGTTTACAGGAAATGCTAGGGGAGGAGTAATTTCTTTGGCAAGGAGTAGAGAGGGAAATGGTGGTGTTGAGATTGGTTTGGCTTTGAAGAGGCATGAAATGGAAAATTTTGTTTCGTTCTTTGTTAACAACCTAAAGAATTTTAGGCAAATCTCAAAATAGTTcttcaaattataattcaattctcaataaagcttcaaagattttctttttaattgggCCCCTACAAAATACGTTTTCAAATATAGTAGTTTAACAACTTATAAAATTTTTACCTCTATCAACATGCAATAAGACTTTGAAAAGATCTCGGCATTAAATGAAAGACCTCAAATAATTCTATTTCCACCACATTCCTTAGATAGCTAAGACAAAGACAATACAGAAATTTATACACAGTCTCTCGGCTCgacttttatgaaaaaatattatgtttgtatttataCACTTATTCTATTGGCTCGATTTTTACCAACAGCATTAAATGTATTTTActactagatttttttaatttttagatagaatattttgttggtatttaTATACTCAGTTTGTCAGCTCAACTTTTAATGACGAGCTCACATACAGAAATCTATACATCGTTAGAAAACAACATTAAATGTATTTTActactagatttttttaatttttagatgaaatattttgttggtatttaTTCACTCAGTTTGTCAGCTCAACTTTTAATGACAAGCTTACcaacacataaaaaacaaagacaatagAGAAATTTATACACTTAGTCTCTCGGCTCGacttttatcaaaaaaaataatattatgttcGTATTTATACACTTAGTCCATTGGCTCGATTTTTACCAACAACATTAAATTGAC
The DNA window shown above is from Populus trichocarpa isolate Nisqually-1 chromosome 4, P.trichocarpa_v4.1, whole genome shotgun sequence and carries:
- the LOC112327283 gene encoding phenolic glucoside malonyltransferase 1; its protein translation is MAPQDSVKILELCQVAPAYNSPESITDFSLPLTFLDIAWFKFPPAQQIIFYELTESSPTFFNLVILPRLKKSLSQTLFHFLPIAGHLVWPENSPKPILLYTPNDAISLTIAESNADLSHLSGNETRQAIESFPYIPELPTSDAKASVIALQITVFPNKGFSISIVCHHGILDGKSATTFIKAWAYICKHLEYDQQPSLPSELTPFLDRGVIKDAYGLEVIFLNQWLALTRPDTKSDSRSLKLVSNMAVSPDVVRATFQLTREDIEILRETMEKVHQEELNPTKQMDYMSTFVLTCAYTVVCMVKARGGDSNRKIYFIFSADCRGRLDPPIPQNYIGNCISSQHIVIKAGVSMEECGVAMIAQRISGMIKGLEKGLFQGAKERLLELASIEPGAEIIGVTGSTRFEDYSWDFGWGRPNKVEFTGNARGGVISLARSREGNGGVEIGLALKRHEMENFVSFFVNNLKNFRQISK